The genomic window TCTTGTTTGTTGGAGAAGACGAGttgagggttttttttttttttttttaacttagtTAAACATGATCAAAAGGAATCCAAGTATTAGGAATCAAAGATCCAAAGGTTTCAAGGTAAAACATGTTCTGCAAGTTATTCTGTTGCTTGGTGTCTGCTTCTGGTTGATCTACCAGGTTAagcacaatcatgacaagaagAAGGAATTTGATAAGAATGATCTGAGACTTCCATCCAGAACTGAGCCGGATCAGATTCTGAAACTCGGTAGAAAGGATCTTCTTCCAGGTAAGGTTGAAGTAGATCAGCACGAAAAGCATgaggaagaagaggaagatGAACATGTTGATGATGTGGAAAATAAACGTGAACACGATGAACATCAACAAGAAGGAGAAGACGGAAACAAACATGAAACTGAAGAAAGTGAAGAGAATGTGGATGAAGGGAGAGAAGAACATGGGGAAGAAGAAAACAAGCACGAGGCAGAAGAAGAACATGAGGAAGATGAAAGCAAAAGTGAAGAGATTGAAGATGAAGGAGGAGATGCTGAGACAGATGAAAATGATCATGATAAATCAGAAGCAGATAATGATCATGATAAATCAGAAGCAGATAATGATCATGATGATGAGGTTGTAGACGacgagaaagagaaagaagatgGCGATGAGATAGAGAATGAAGAGAAGGAGGATGAGGAAAAGGGGGGTTTAGTTGAAAACCAGGAGAATCATGAAGCTCGGGAGGAACATTACAAGGGCGATGATGCCTCTAGTGCTGTGACTCATGACACTCACTCAACTAGCACTGAAACGGAAACGGTTAATTTGGAGAATGCTGATTTAACCCTACAAATGAATATCGGAAAACCAGAAAATGAGACAACTTATCACTCTGATGAAAGTAACAGGAATCAAAATGATTCGGATTTGAAGGTTACCGAAGGTGAAGTGACAGATGCAATTTCTTCAAATGCAACTGCCAGGAAAGAGGCTGGAAATGACAGTTCTTCGGTGTCTGATGAAACGGTGAAAACAAACACCGATAGCCACTTGAATGTAAGCAGTAATCCGACAGCAGTGATCACGGAAGCAAGCAGTAACTCGACAGGCACTGGCAATGACGAGTCGAGTTCATCCGAACAAATTAAAACGGTGATCCTATCTGAGTCTGATCATGCTCAAAATGTGACAGTTAATGCAACAATAACTGGAGATATAAAGCAAGCAGAGGGATTAGAGCAGAGTGGCAATAAAACTTCTGAAGGAAACCTGCCTGATAATGATGCAACAGTCTCTGCTAAACCGGAAAATCGAGATGCAGCTTCGCAAGAATCTTCTACTCTAGGGGATAATGCATTAGAGAAGACAGAAGGATCTGTAGCCTCAAATGTGACTGAAAACATTTCTAGTAGTTTGGATAGAAACGTGAGCTCTAATACTACTGAGAGTGACAAATCCAAAGGTAGCACGGAATCTAGTGAAGCAAATGAAACTCAGAATGTTGATGTCACCGAGGATGAGATGTTCAAGGGTGATAATCAAACAAGTGAAAGTGATGAAAAATCAGACTCTTCCTCTGTCACTGATGTTTTAGATTCAGTTGTGCACGATGCATTTGATTCTGCTGATACACATAGCATGCACGAGGATATGGAAAAGGCTCGAACTGATCTTGATACGTTGCCGGATATTATAAATGAAGGAAATGAAAGCGATGAAAATGCAGCAGAATGAATTTAGAAGATGATCATTGGTTTGTTGAAAAGAGGTTTATATGACAGGTCCATCAACCTAGTTATAGAACCTTTTGCTTGACTCAAAAATGTGTCAAGACAAGATCCTCAAAGGTACATAAGTTGTGGAAATTTTTATGATTATGTCTGGGTCTGGATAtatgtataatttatttttatcttccACTTTATGCTACTATTGCTTCCTTTAGTTTTATGCTAAATCCTTATTCTTTGCTATTCTCCCTTTGGCCTTTACTAGAGTATATATTAGGgagtttatattattaattgattgaaaatttgaaaatgtcTTATGGAGGATAATAATGTGGAGTAACAAAGGACTTAATGTTAATGTGATAGCTTAAATAATCCAGCAcaagtcttttatttttttggtcatgaAGTACCAAGTCTTATATGTATAGATGCAACCTTGTCCAAATCCACCATTTACCTGAACATAAAATCTAGAAgaatatttagtcaaaaaaagaaatttgttaTCACACTTACATATTTTAGAAATTTATTTGCAGATGATAAAAtgtgtttgaaaatatatacCTCCAAATCTGAGGACCTAGGTGTAGTAGCAAAAACTTGTTTCAAGAGTTGTCCCATTTATGTTTAGTTTcatttttgaagttttgattTGGGCCTAAGTATAGAATATAGATGATTGCTCTACTGATAGAATATACACCACAAGAAGATATCTTTAGGGGGGGGTAGGGAGAATCTAAGTAGTTCGGGGGGGAGAACAATTACGATGAATATATCACCCTTATGAACAAAATCTAGCGAGGGTATGGATCGGTATTTGAAGCCGTGTTCTTTGATTCACTTGAAGTTGTTGAATCTATATGTCCAGCCCATAACTGCATGTCTTGTAGGCTTCTAGTTCCACTTCCATAAAAATATGCAGGTTTTGAAGGTATTGAGAGAGTGAGAGAATTACTATTAAGCATGAGTGCAACAGAAGCCATGGTTGGTCTCTCAACTACGTTTTCTTGAATACAA from Trifolium pratense cultivar HEN17-A07 linkage group LG1, ARS_RC_1.1, whole genome shotgun sequence includes these protein-coding regions:
- the LOC123882252 gene encoding cilia- and flagella-associated protein 251 — translated: MIKRNPSIRNQRSKGFKVKHVLQVILLLGVCFWLIYQVKHNHDKKKEFDKNDLRLPSRTEPDQILKLGRKDLLPGKVEVDQHEKHEEEEEDEHVDDVENKREHDEHQQEGEDGNKHETEESEENVDEGREEHGEEENKHEAEEEHEEDESKSEEIEDEGGDAETDENDHDKSEADNDHDKSEADNDHDDEVVDDEKEKEDGDEIENEEKEDEEKGGLVENQENHEAREEHYKGDDASSAVTHDTHSTSTETETVNLENADLTLQMNIGKPENETTYHSDESNRNQNDSDLKVTEGEVTDAISSNATARKEAGNDSSSVSDETVKTNTDSHLNVSSNPTAVITEASSNSTGTGNDESSSSEQIKTVILSESDHAQNVTVNATITGDIKQAEGLEQSGNKTSEGNLPDNDATVSAKPENRDAASQESSTLGDNALEKTEGSVASNVTENISSSLDRNVSSNTTESDKSKGSTESSEANETQNVDVTEDEMFKGDNQTSESDEKSDSSSVTDVLDSVVHDAFDSADTHSMHEDMEKARTDLDTLPDIINEGNESDENAAE